Proteins from one Rhodothermales bacterium genomic window:
- a CDS encoding rhomboid family intramembrane serine protease → MPDTTPTRPGRRSVAARPFLHLCPMFLESPVTLILLVINVLIGVYTMTSDPSLLDRWSFKPYQFLRGEYWRALTAGFVHVGLAHLAFNMITLYFFGPWIEGLLGPAKFLAIYFGSEIAANMLTLAKHKDNPAYSAVGASGAISGVLFSFCLFQPFAMLGVMFIIPMPAILFAVLYVVGSIYASQQGGGRIAHEAHLGGALGGVLLTLLVYPDALSIFLHQLGL, encoded by the coding sequence ATGCCGGATACAACGCCCACTCGCCCCGGCCGCCGCTCCGTCGCGGCCCGCCCGTTTCTCCACCTCTGCCCAATGTTTCTCGAATCGCCCGTCACCCTCATCCTCCTCGTCATCAACGTGCTCATCGGCGTGTACACGATGACGAGCGACCCGTCCCTCCTGGACCGGTGGTCGTTCAAGCCGTACCAGTTCCTGCGCGGGGAGTACTGGCGCGCGCTCACGGCGGGGTTCGTCCATGTCGGCCTCGCCCACCTCGCCTTCAACATGATCACGCTCTACTTCTTCGGGCCGTGGATCGAGGGCCTGCTCGGGCCGGCGAAGTTTCTGGCGATCTACTTCGGCTCCGAGATCGCGGCGAACATGCTGACGCTGGCCAAGCACAAGGACAACCCGGCGTACTCGGCCGTCGGCGCGTCGGGGGCGATTTCGGGCGTGCTGTTCTCGTTCTGCCTGTTCCAGCCGTTCGCGATGCTCGGGGTGATGTTCATCATCCCGATGCCGGCGATCCTCTTCGCCGTGCTCTACGTCGTCGGCTCGATCTACGCCTCGCAGCAGGGCGGCGGGCGGATCGCGCACGAGGCGCACCTCGGCGGCGCGCTCGGCGGCGTCCTCCTGACCCTCCTCGTCTACCCCGACGCGCTCTCGATCTTCCTGCACCAACTCGGGCTCTAG